A part of Candidatus Electrothrix aestuarii genomic DNA contains:
- the galE gene encoding UDP-glucose 4-epimerase GalE codes for MKKILVTGGAGYIGSHTCKLLAQRGYLPITYDNLVYGHSWAVQWGPFIQGDIADTALLDKVFAEHQPEAVIHFAAFAYVGESVQQPEKYYQNNVAGTLALLEVMRRYDCQQLIFSSTCATYGNPQTLPLTEAHPQQPINPYGRSKLMIEQILEDYSSAYELASISLRYFNAAGADLEGQVGEEHDPETHLVPLVIQAALGRRSAIEIFGTDYDTPDGTAIRDYIHVADLADAHVRALEFLEKEKKSLAVNLGTGTGTSVQRIIQAVEELSERKVPVKLGPRRPGDPPTLIASADKAEKLLGWRPQCSAIETIIRSALAWHTARENR; via the coding sequence ATGAAAAAAATTCTGGTAACTGGTGGTGCTGGTTATATCGGTAGCCATACCTGTAAGCTCCTTGCTCAGCGGGGCTACCTCCCCATTACCTATGATAATTTGGTCTATGGCCATAGCTGGGCCGTGCAATGGGGGCCCTTTATCCAGGGGGATATCGCTGATACAGCCCTGTTGGACAAGGTCTTTGCCGAGCATCAGCCTGAGGCGGTGATCCATTTTGCTGCTTTTGCCTATGTGGGGGAGTCTGTCCAGCAGCCGGAAAAATATTATCAAAATAATGTTGCTGGTACCTTGGCTCTGCTTGAGGTGATGCGTCGATATGATTGTCAGCAACTTATCTTTTCCAGTACCTGTGCTACCTATGGTAATCCCCAGACCCTGCCTTTGACCGAGGCACATCCGCAGCAGCCTATCAATCCCTATGGCCGGAGCAAATTGATGATTGAGCAGATCCTGGAGGATTACAGCTCGGCCTACGAACTCGCTTCGATTTCTCTGCGTTATTTTAATGCTGCCGGTGCTGACTTGGAGGGGCAGGTGGGCGAGGAGCATGATCCAGAAACCCATCTGGTCCCCCTGGTTATTCAGGCCGCTTTAGGACGTCGTTCAGCCATTGAGATCTTTGGTACAGATTACGATACTCCAGACGGCACGGCCATCCGTGATTATATCCATGTTGCCGACCTGGCAGATGCCCATGTCCGGGCCCTGGAATTTTTGGAAAAAGAAAAGAAGTCCTTAGCTGTTAATCTGGGCACGGGCACTGGTACCTCGGTGCAGCGTATTATTCAGGCTGTAGAGGAGTTGTCCGAGCGCAAGGTGCCGGTTAAGCTGGGGCCACGGCGACCAGGTGATCCACCTACCCTGATCGCCTCAGCAGATAAAGCTGAGAAACTCCTGGGTTGGCGTCCCCAGTGCTCTGCTATCGAGACCATTATTCGCTCGGCCCTGGCCTGGCATACTGCTCGTGAGAATAGGTAG